In the genome of Chloroflexota bacterium, the window CTGAACGCCACCGGTTCGCTGATCTGGGCCGGGCTGACCGACGGGCTCGACCTCGACGGGCTGGCCGCGCGTGTGGTGGCGGCGTTTGACGTCGAGCCCGACGTTGCCGCGCACGATGTACAGCGCCTGACGCAGGAGCTGCTGGCCGAGGGGCTGGTCGATGTCGTCCACGATTGAGCGTCCGCCCGGTCTGGGCGTCGGGCTGGGCATCCGCCGCGCCACCATGGCCGACCTGGATGCGCTGGCCCGGCTGCATCTCTGCTACCAGCAGGAGATCCTGGCGTTTCTCGTCGACCGCCCGCCGCCGAGCCATGCCGCGAGCCGCCGTACCGTGGCGCACGCGCTGACTCGCCCGACCGGCGCGGTGCTGGTGACGGCCGACGGTC includes:
- a CDS encoding PqqD family protein codes for the protein MSERLPNGDTVVVHLLTRQSFTLNATGSLIWAGLTDGLDLDGLAARVVAAFDVEPDVAAHDVQRLTQELLAEGLVDVVHD